The following are from one region of the Salmo trutta chromosome 20, fSalTru1.1, whole genome shotgun sequence genome:
- the LOC115156265 gene encoding leucine-rich repeat extensin-like protein 3 — protein sequence MTPLASLPCGSAEQKNSTNSEPPYVDQPPYVDQPPYLDQPPYVDQPPYVDQPPYVDQPPCVDQPPYVDQPPYVDQPPYLDQPPYVDQPPYVDQPPYVDQPPYVDQPPYVDQPPCVDQPPCVDQPPYVDQPPYLDQPPYLDQPPYVDQPPYVDQPPYLDQPPYVDQPPYVDQPPYLDQPPYLDQPPYVDQPPYLDQPPYVDQPPCVDQPPYVDQPPYVDQPPYLDQPPYLDQPPYVDQPPYLDQPPYLDQPPYVDQPPYVDQPPYLDQPPYLDQPPYVDQPPYVDQPPYVDQPPYVDQPPYVDQPPYVDQPPYVDQPPYVDQPPYLDQPPYLDQPPYVDQPPYLDQPPYLDQPPYVDQPPYVDQPPCVDQPPCVDQPPCVDQPPCVDQPPCVDQPPYLDQPPYVDQPPYVDQPPCVDQPPCVDQPPCVDQPPCVDQPPYVDQPPYVDQPPYVDQPPCVDQPPYVDQPPCVDQPPCVDQPPYVDQPPYVDQPPYVDQPPCVDQPPYVDQPPCVDQPPCVDQPPCVDQPPYVDQPPYVDQSPYVDQPPCVDQPPCVDQPPCVDQPPYVDQPPCVDQPPCVDHWPLSSKFHGSIKITR from the exons ATGACTCCATTGGcgagccttccctgtggctcagctg AACAGAAAAACAGCACTAACTCAGAACCTCCATACGTGGACCAACCTCCATACGTGGACCAACCTCCATACCTGGACCAACCTCCATACGTGGACCAACCTCCATACGTGGACCAACCTCCATACGTGGACCAACCTCCATGCGTGGACCAACCTCCATACGTGGACCAACCTCCATACGTGGACCAACCTCCATACCTGGACCAACCTCCATACGTGGACCAACCTCCATACGTGGACCAACCTCCATACGTGGACCAACCTCCATACGTGGACCAACCTCCATACGTGGACCAACCTCCATGCGTGGACCAACCTCCATGCGTGGACCAACCTCCATACGTGGACCAACCTCCATACCTGGACCAACCTCCATACCTGGACCAACCTCCATACGTGGACCAACCTCCATACGTGGACCAACCTCCATACCTGGACCAACCTCCATACGTGGACCAACCTCCATACGTGGACCAACCTCCATACCTGGACCAACCTCCATACCTGGACCAACCTCCATACGTGGACCAACCTCCATACCTGGACCAACCTCCATACGTGGACCAACCTCCATGCGTGGACCAACCTCCATACGTGGACCAACCTCCATACGTGGACCAACCTCCATACCTGGACCAACCTCCATACCTGGACCAACCTCCATACGTGGACCAACCTCCATACCTGGACCAACCTCCATACCTGGACCAACCTCCATACGTGGACCAACCTCCATACGTGGACCAACCTCCATACCTGGACCAACCTCCATACCTGGACCAACCTCCATACGTGGACCAACCTCCATACGTGGACCAACCTCCATACGTGGACCAACCTCCATACGTGGACCAACCTCCATACGTGGACCAACCTCCATACGTGGACCAACCTCCATACGTGGACCAACCTCCATACGTGGACCAACCTCCATACCTGGACCAACCTCCATACCTGGACCAACCTCCATATGTGGACCAACCTCCATACCTGGACCAACCTCCATACCTGGACCAACCTCCATATGTGGACCAACCTCCATACGTGGACCAACCTCCATGCGTGGACCAACCTCCATGCGTGGACCAACCTCCATGCGTGGACCAACCTCCATGCGTGGACCAACCTCCATGCGTGGACCAACCTCCATACCTGGACCAACCTCCATACGTGGACCAACCTCCATACGTGGACCAACCTCCATGCGTGGACCAACCTCCATGCGTGGACCAACCTCCATGCGTGGACCAACCTCCATGCGTGGACCAACCTCCATACGTGGACCAACCTCCATATGTGGACCAACCTCCATACGTGGACCAACCTCCATGCGTGGACCAACCTCCATACGTGGACCAACCTCCATGCGTGGACCAACCTCCATGCGTGGACCAACCTCCATACGTGGACCAACCTCCATATGTGGACCAACCTCCATACGTGGACCAACCTCCATGCGTGGACCAACCTCCATACGTGGACCAACCTCCATGCGTGGACCAACCTCCATGCGTGGACCAACCTCCATGCGTGGACCAACCTCCATACGTGGACCAACCTCCATACGTGGACCAATCTCCATACGTGGACCAACCTCCATGCGTGGACCAACCTCCATGCGTGGACCAACCTCCATGCGTGGACCAACCTCCATACGTGGACCAACCTCCATGCGTGGACCAACCTCCATGCGTGGACCATTGGCCGCTTTCTTCTAAATTCCACGGGAGCATAAAAATCACTAGGTGA